A stretch of DNA from Arachis hypogaea cultivar Tifrunner chromosome 19, arahy.Tifrunner.gnm2.J5K5, whole genome shotgun sequence:
aacgtATTTCGTAATTGACTCTCTAgactttttcatattaaaatgatCTCATTCGTATATACAAGTATTTGTCATATCATTTGTTATAAGTTGTGTGTATACTGTGTAGTTCATAACTTCATAAGATGACTATTTATTTTTCAAAGCTACTAATAAATATTAGGTTAATTAATCAATTTGATCCGAATCGATTATTAGAGAATCAAAATTAACATACATGTACAGTTGATAAAGCTTATCGAGCAAGCTGCATCAAGTTAACCCTAAAGGATAGTTTACATGCACCCTTGTGACCTTACTTGCAAGTGTACAACCAACCAGATTTGAGATGTGCATATATTTCGGGAATTATTATGATCAAAAGGGttctttaaaagaagaaaaaaaaaaaaagaatataatcGAAGGAAGCTTCCAAGCAATTCGATGAGATCTACGACACGTAATTTCCACTTGCATTGTTCCACAACtataatttactttttattttttttggtgtacaactttaatttactttaatatatatggtcaaattttatcatttaaatCATCTTCGGAATCGCTAATTTCTAAACACGTAGCTCAACTTCTTTTTCAGTATTTGTTCCGTTTGCCCCACCGTATCGTAAACACCTAAACCATGCAACCCTTCTTCTATTTAGACACATTTTCTAATCAAGGCAATTTGgcaattaattatttatctactcacattaataaaaatactcTCTATACTTTCTCATTTTACATATAAAAGTGCACCCATATAGGAAAAAAGAGTTATTATCATGTACGAGTTAAATGTtatagtttaattaaatttttatctaatatttgataattaaaagaatacaaattaaaattgtcAAATATGAAGATATCATTGTATATATGTAAAATGCATAATATAATGTAGCATCTGAATGCCAAAAGGTTTTATATTCCACATATTATATACTGCTACTGCTAGCTGCTGATAATAAAAAATTGCTACATacaaataaaaacttaattattatgtatttatatataaatatatattatttaaattattttaatatatattttatattaataattaatttaataattgatttttaatatccACTAGCATGattgtaatataatattataaaactaAAGTAGAAGAAAAAAGCGAGGTTATTAGCACTATCACTTTCTATATGCTCAACACAAGCAATACTTTTTCCGAACTCCAATTACATACTCGGAtccacttttctttcttttccttttaaaaaGCATTTTAAAGCTTCATCTATATATAAAATCTCtggtaacaaaaattaaatttacccAAATGCCCATACAAGCTGTATGTGAAAAGTCCAAAAAGCCCTTCAATGTACAATCATTGTGCACAACATCACGCCTCGGTCTCACACACAATGATCATTTCACATAACCGAACACGCATTGGGATTCTCTTCGCTAAAGAACTCGAATGAGTCAGAAGAAGGCTGAGAAGGCATATTATTATAAGAGGGCGTATACGATTCCGATTCGTAAGTATACGGTGGTGGATATGGTGGATGCTGATGAACAACGTGTGCGTACGAATACGGTTGCGGAGGCGCATAATACGATGCACTACCGTATCTGCTGGAGCTCGGATACGCTGTGTGATAACTCACCGTATAAACAGGAGGattaggaggaggaggagcatAGTAATGCGGTGGATATTGATGGTACGAACGATGACGTGGTGGACTCTCATTGGCTGGACCTGCAACCTGAGGAGGAACAGGTTCTGGACCATGACCATGACCATGACAATGGCCTTGACCGTGTGGCTGGCTACCGGAACCGCTGGTGACAGGAGCTTCGCCAGTGGCATTTTCGTTGTTGTTGATATTATTccctttgcttttctttttcttttttttagcacCGCCACTTTTCTCTATCCCTGACGCTTCGCATTCGTCGGAAACTTGAACCGCCACGCTCACCTTTTTCTCTGTCACCGGTGGTGGCGGGTTACCGGCTGGTAACACCACCGTTTGCTTTACCTCGTGCTTTGGCTCCTGGATCTGTACACCGCCTTTGCCGGTTGCACATCCTTCGTTAACGTTCTTCTTCTTCGCAGCGTTGTAGTTATTATCTTCGACCCTGTTCTTAGTAGGCGCATCTTGAACGACGACTTTAACAACGGTTTCCTTGTCGTTTTGCTCGCTTTGGTGTTTGCTGCTGCTTTCTCCGCTGGTTTCTGCGACGTCGTCGTTTTCGTCCTCTTTGTTTTCTGCTGGCTtgaccttctttttcttcttcttgttggaATCTGATGGCGGTGGCGGTGACGGTTGTGGCCATAACTCGGCGTGTTTTCCTGTCTTGTTGATCAGTTTCATAATCAAGATGTCACTGTCTACGTTCCCCGTTACCACCACCTTTTGTTGCCTCAAATCAACGTCTATGGTGTCAACACCTGAATTTTAGATCAGAAGATGAGTATGTAAATAACTATGATAGTTAAATAATTGAAATGAGAATAGAAGCTAGAATATAGGGTATATGATGCAAATTAACATGCAAGGAGAACAATGGAAGATCGTAATAATTACCGTGTATACTCTGTAGAATTTTCTTCACCTTCTTTTTGCAGCCTTCGCAGTGAATGGATACTTTCAACACACAAGTCTGGGTTAAAAGCACAACGAACAAGCTCAGAATCCATTATTGGAGACCAAATAattaagtgtttgataaaacaTCAATAATGAATAAACTGAGGAACAATGATTTTTTACCTTAGCCATGGGAGATGCTGCCTCTTCTCCAACTTCTTTAGCTTCTGCCACTCTTGTATCTGGTGCCGCCATCCCTTAtacttagaagaagaagaagaggaatgtTCCAGACTCCAGAGAAAAAGACGAAGGTGGTAGAGGTACTTTGAAACTGATGGCAGTGCATAAAAAGCTTTACTAACAACTAAG
This window harbors:
- the LOC112776846 gene encoding uncharacterized protein, coding for MAAPDTRVAEAKEVGEEAASPMAKTCVLKVSIHCEGCKKKVKKILQSIHGVDTIDVDLRQQKVVVTGNVDSDILIMKLINKTGKHAELWPQPSPPPPSDSNKKKKKKVKPAENKEDENDDVAETSGESSSKHQSEQNDKETVVKVVVQDAPTKNRVEDNNYNAAKKKNVNEGCATGKGGVQIQEPKHEVKQTVVLPAGNPPPPVTEKKVSVAVQVSDECEASGIEKSGGAKKKKKKSKGNNINNNENATGEAPVTSGSGSQPHGQGHCHGHGHGPEPVPPQVAGPANESPPRHRSYHQYPPHYYAPPPPNPPVYTVSYHTAYPSSSRYGSASYYAPPQPYSYAHVVHQHPPYPPPYTYESESYTPSYNNMPSQPSSDSFEFFSEENPNACSVM